The Canis lupus baileyi chromosome 26, mCanLup2.hap1, whole genome shotgun sequence DNA window ccaaagaaatgagctttaaatgatacactggaccagatggatttcacagatatctacagaacttttcatgcaaactcaactgaatacacattcttctcaagtgcacatggaactttctccaaaatagaccacatactgggtcacaaatcaggtctgaaccgataccaaaagattgggatcgtcccctgcatattctcagaccataatgccttgaaattagaactaaatcacaacaagaagtttggaaggacctcaaacacgtgcaggttaaggcccatcctgctaaaagatgaaagggtcaaccaggaaattaggaaagaattaaaaagattcatggaaactaatgagaatgaagatacaaccgttcaaaatctttgggatgcaacaaaagcagtcctaagggggaaatacatcgcaatacaagcatccattcaaaaactggaaagaactcaaatacaaaagctaaccttacacataaaggagctagagaaaaaacagcagatagatcctacacccagcagaagaagagagctaattaatattttagcagaactcaacaaaatcgagaccagaagaactgtggaacagatcaacagaaccaggagttcgttctttgaaagaattaataagatagataaaccattagccagaattataaaaaagaagagggagaagactcaaattaataaaatcgtgaatgagaaaggagagatcactaccaacaccaaggaaatacaagcgattttaaaaacatattatgaacatgtatatgccaataaattaggcaatctaaaagaaatggacgcattcctggaaagccacaaactaccaaaactggaccaggaagaaatagaaaacctgaataggccaataaccagggaggaaattgaagcagtcatcaaaaacctcccaagacacaagagtccagggtcagatggcttcccaggggacttctatcaaacatttaaagaagaaatcatacctattctactaaagctgcttggaaagatagaaagagatggagtacttccaaatttgttcgatgaggccagcatcaccttaattccaaaaccagacaaagaccccaacaaaaaggagaattacagaccaatatccctgatgaacatggatgcaaaaattctcaacaagatactagccaataggatccaatagtacattaagaaaagtattcaccatgaccaagtaggatttatccctgggacacaaggctggttcaacacttgtaaaacaatcaatgtgattcatcatatcagcaagagaaaaaccaagaaccatatgatcctctcattagatgcagagaaagcatttgacaaaatacagcatccattcctgatcaaaactcttcacagcgtagggataaagggaacattcctcaacatcttaaaagtcatctacgaaaagcccacagcaaatatcattttcaacgGGGAAGCATTTTCAAaggggagcctttcccctaagatcaggaacaagacagggatgtccactctcaccactgctattcaacatagtactggaagtcctagcctcagcaatcagacaacaaaaagacattaaaggcattcaaattggcaaagaagaagtcaaactctcccactTTGccgatgatatgatactctacatagaaaacgcaaaagcctccaccccaagattgctagaactcatacagcaatttggtagcgtggcaggatacaaaatcaatgcccagaaattaatggcatttctatacactaacaatgagactgaagaaagagaaattaaggagtcaatcccatttacaattgcacccaaaagcataagatacctaggaataaacctcaccaaagaggtaaaggatctataccctaaaaactatagaacacttctgaaagaaattgaggaagacacaaagagatggaaaaatagtccatgctcatggattggcagaattaatattgtgaaaatgtcaatgttacccagggcaatttacacgtttaatgcaaaatatcaaaataacatggactttcttcagagagttaaaacaaattattttaagatttgtgtggaatcagaaaataccccgaatagccaggggaatattaataaaggaaaccatatctgggggcatcacaatgccagatttcagattgtactacaaagctgtggtcatcaagacagtgtggtactggcacaaaaacagacacatagatcaatggaacagaatagagaacccagaagtggaccctgaacccTATGTTCAACTAAtgttcgacaaaggaggaaagactatccactggaagaaagacactcttcaataaatggtgctggaaaattggacatccacatgcagacgaatgaaactaggccactctcttgcaccatacacaaagataaactcaaaatggatgaaagatctaaatgtgagacaagattccatcaaaatcctagagaagaacacaggcaacaccctttttgaactcggccatagtaacttcttgcaagatacatccacgaaggcaaaagaaacaaaagcaaaaatgaactattgggacttcgtcaagataagaagcttttgcacagcaaaggatacagtcaacaaaactaaagacaacctacacaatgggagaagatatttgcaaatgatgtatcagataaagggctagtttccaagatctataaagaacttattaaactcaagagcaaagaaacaaacaatccagtcacgaaatgggcaaaagacatgaagagaaatctcacagcggaagacatagacatgccaacacgcacatgagaaaatgctctgcatcacttgccatcagggaaatacaaatcaaaaccacaatgagataccatgtcacaccagtgagacggggaaaagtaacaaggcaggaaaccacaaatgttggagaggatgcggagaaaagggaaccctcttacactgttggtgggaatgttaactcgagcagccactctggaaaagtgtgtggaggttcctcaaagagttaaaaatagacctgccctacgacccagcaattgcactgttggggatttaccccaaagattgagatgcagtgaaacgccgggacacctgcatcccgatgtttctagcagcaatggccacaatagccaaactgtggaaggagcctcggtgtccatcgaaagatgaatggataaagaagatgtggtttatgtatacaatggaatattactcagctattagaaatgacaaatacccaccatttgcttcaacgtggatggaactggagggtattatgctgagtgaagtaagtcaatcagagaaggacaaacagtgtatgttctcattcatttagggaatataaacaGTGAAAggtaatataagggaagggagacgaaatgtgtgggaaatatcaaaaagggagacagaacataaagactcctaactctgggaaatgaactaggggtgctggaaggggaggtgggcggggggtgggggtgagtgggtgacgggcactgagggggccacttgacgggatgagcactgggtgttattctgtatgttggcaaattgaacaccaataaaaataaatttattaaaaaaaagaaatttcacagaggaatatatagacgtggccaacaagcacatgagaaaatgctctgcatcactggccatcagggtaatacaaatcaaaaccacaacgagataccacctgacaccagtgacaatggggaaattaacaagacagggaacaacaaatgttgtagaggatgtggagaaaggggagaattcttgcactgttggtgtgaatgtgacctggtgcagccactctggaaaactgtgtggaggttcctcaaagagttaaaattagaTCTGCCCAGGAAAGGACTAATTAGAAAGGACTAATATCCagcatttgcttcgacatggatggatctgtagggtattatgctgagtgaaataagtcatttggagaaggacaaacattatatggtctcattcttttggggaatataaaaattagtgaaaggaaatagaaggagaggagagaaaatgagtgaaaatatcagtgacggtgcaaaacatgagagacacctaactctggcaaatgaacaaggggtagtagaagggaggtgggtgggggttggggtgactgggtgatgagcagtgcggggggcacttggtgggatgagcactggatattatgctatatgttggcaaattaaactccaataaaaaatttttttaaaaagaaatctgagaaaaaaaataattggagtcaatcccatttacaattgcacccaaaagcataagatacctaggaataaatctaatcaaagaggtaaaggatctatgcccTAAAAACTGCAGTACACTTCTGAaggacattgaggaagacacaaagagatggaaaaacatttcatgctcacGATTGGAAgtattaatattgtgaaaatgtctatgctcccCAGGCAATTTACaagttcaatgcaatccctataaaaataccatggactttctgcagagagttggaacaaatcatcctcagatttgtatggaatcagaaaatatgCCAAATAGTCGGGAATATTGTAATAGTAAACCAGagccggggcatcacaatgccagatttcaagttgtactacaattgtggtcatcaagacagtgtggtcctggcagaaaaacagacacacagatcaatggagcagaatagagaattctGAAATGGGccctctatggtcaactaatatttgacaaagcagaaaatactatccactggaaaaaggacagtctcttcaacaaatggcctgggaaatttggacagccTCGTGTAGAAGAATCTTACATGTCTTTTAATCAGGccatttccttgcttttcctcTTTCATGACACTGATAATTTTAAGAGGTCTTACAGAATGCTCCATAATATGGATATGTCTAACTGTTCCTTGTGATTACCTTTAAGGGATTGATTTCAGACAATGATACCATACACTAGTGACGCTGTGTCCTTTCTGTGACCTCACATCAGGGGCACATGATGTTAGTTTGTCCCAGTATTGTTCACAAACATTTAATGAACAAAGTCTTGGCCAGGTGTCCTGATCGTAAGGGTATCTTTTCCCTGttgtaattaattaatgaaagaatCCCTGCAAGCAATTTGTCCCCCACCACTTTCCCACCCCAGGGATTGTAGGATTCATTGATGATGTTTGCCTGAAGTAGTTATTGCCATGATGATTTACTCCTTACACAATCTTTTACATCTATAGGTAGctgtttttttctgtaaaaagccttccatttcttttttcagtgAAAGCTGGACTTGCActtcctttgctttttcattgTGTCATAATCCATAACAGTAATGACTCATTTTGATATCAGCCCAAACTGTCCCAAATTTGTCCCTTTCAATAGCCCTTCTTGGGCTCTCACCTATGCTTTCTGATATGACTGTAATCAATATTAAGTTATTAtgatctttattttatgtttcatcCCAGAATAAGAAAGGATGAAGTGTAACTAATTTTCCTCCAGAAACccctaaaataaaagtaatatatatttggtTAAAGGCATCTCTTAGCTATTTTCCACTCCCTGGTGTCTGTGCCCTCCATGAATAATGGGCCCCTGTATGACTGCAtcttgaagagaaagaagagagagcatgCTCACTGACCTGCTCCTGGGATTTCAAGACCTTTATGACCTTGAAGATGTACTTGTCTTTGCTGGCCTTGTTATACTCTTTCATGGCATACCATAGCGCCTGCTGCACATAGACATAAGTTTCAGGAATGTCTTGGAACGTCCTCACCACCTTTGACCTGCCCCAGGCATGGATACCTCTGGACACAAGGGTCACAGTGGCTACCAGGAGCAGCAGACTCAGGCAGGGTCTGGCCATGGCACCTCAGCCAAGGGGGTACAGGTCTTGTTCCTTCTGTCCTTACAGGACTATAGTAGGACATGGGCTGGTCTGGCTGTGCTGCTTCTGCACCCCCACGTCTTCCTGGCACTGCTAGGGATAAAAGGGGGAGAACTTCTGTTAGCTTTATGTCctatgagattctctctctccttccccatagAGAAGTGGAGTAATAAATCAGCAGTCACAATTCAGAGCATTTTCTCCTACTGGCTGTTCCTTTCTGGAAGGAATGCATGCCTCCACACACTCGctgtcctttccttccccttccctacCAAGTGACCCCAGCCTCCTTGTCTGCGAGGTCCCTCTCACATCCAGTGCAGGGGCCTATCTCTATCAGTTCTCAGTGCACAGAAAGGCACAAATTCTGCAACAGAAGCACGTCACAGGAAGAACACTGGTGTCAAAACTTCTTATTTGTTTCCTCTTCAGAAGCATGTATGAAAATCCTCAGCCAAGCCTTTGTCTGGCTTCAAAACTGCCCCCCTGTGTCTCCCCCATTTCCAGTCAGACTCATTAGCAATCACACTGGGATCTGTTTATGGAGTATTATTGAGTCTTGCCAGACCCTATAATAAGAATATCacatatttctcttctttaattaTCCCCCTTGGGGCCACATAAGGAATAGCCCCTTTTACACAGGAGGAAGATAGGACTCACAAAGGGGTCAAGTAAAGCCTCAGGCTACCTGACTTAGTGTAGGAGCTTCACCTCATTTCCTGAAACACACCTTCAGACCTACCTCAATCTAACAGAGGAGTATGTGTAGATTACAGCTTGTAACAATTGCTTTTGAGGAGATTTGATTCTCTTATAGAAGGTGAATCAAGATGTAGCTCCTGAGACAGAGCCACAACAGTTAGTGTGTTAAGTATAGATAATGAAGAAGCAAATAGCCCGAGGGatgtaggggccaagggcaggccacCTCAAAAGGAACTactttggcatgaagattattttgatttatttttttatttttttttaaagatttatttatttattcatgatagacagagagagagaaagaggcagagacacaggaggagggagaagcaggctccatgcaccgggagcctgacgtgggattcgatcccgggtctccaggatcgcgccctaggccaaaggcaggcgccaaaccgctgcgccacccagggatccccgattattttgatttaaaaaaaaaaacaattgggatccctgggtggcgcagcggtttggcgcctgcctttggcccagggcatgatcctggagacccgagacccgagatcgaatcccacgtcgggctcccggtgcatggagcctgcttctccctctgcctgtctctctgcctcattctctctctctctctgtgagtatcacaaataaataaaaattaaaaaaaaattaaaaaaaaaaacaatcaaaacccagcagattcaggaaaagttctatacctcttcccttcccctaaccTAAAAAAATTTAGATAGAGAGCCTGCTCCAGGAAGATATCTTTCACCACAGACAACCACATTATACTGTCAACAAAGTATAGTAGACAGGAGAAACCTAGCAAAGTCCCCTCTGGGTCCCATTGTTTCATTGgggccaatttttttttgttttgttttacttttatttttattttttttaaataataaatttattttttattggtgttcaatttgccaacatacagaataacacccagtgctcatcccgtcaagtgcacccttcagtgcccgtcacccattctcccccaccccctgccctcctctccttccaccacccctagttcgttttccagagttaggagtctttatgttctgtctccctttatatatacaatggaatattactcagctattagaaatgacaaatacccaccatttgcttcaacgtggatggaactggagggtattatgctgagtgaaataagtcaatcggagaaggacaaacattcatttggggaatataaataatagtgaaaggggccaatttgtttaccaaacatcaattctttttctttcttcctaaggaTTACATCCCTTCTCTTTGAAGTCTTAGACCACACCCTTCTCTTTAGTTCAGAGTGACATATATACCTCAGTTTACCTGAGTGCCTTTGGAATTTCAATGTCTTTATGGATTCCCCAtatgtatgaaattaaatttgatttttttccttgttaaccTATTGCATGTCAATTTGATCCTTAGTGTGGCTAGAAGGCCTTTGAAGGAGACAAGAAATTTTTCCTTCCcaacagagacaaaggcaaagtCCACAAGTTGTGTTCATCACAGATAAGCAGTAAATATAGCTTGCCTAAGTTGAATAAGGACTGTGACAGCATAATCAAGAGACACCTGATATTCACCAGACACTAACTACACATGAGATACATGGAACACAGAATATTCATAAGGTATTACGTCAGCCACCCAGTGATGATGCCATCCTGGCTCCACGTGTCCTCACTCCAGAAACCGCCAACCAAATCCTCAACGTGTCCAGCTATACCAGGCAGACTTGCCTGTGTGTCTCATCAAGGCCAGTGTGTGTTTCTGACCTGCCATATAGGCTTTGCTCAAACCCTTACTATGGGCCCCGTAACTCCATCAGCTTTGAGACTGAGGCAGCAGAGAGTATCACAGGCCCAGGGTCCAACCAACCTGGCCTTTGTGTCTCATGGCTTGCCCCCCACCATACCTGAAGTGTGTTAGCTTGttctctttccctgcctagcctcTTGCTGGATGGTTTGAAAGTTTGCACTAACTTGATACACATGGGACATGCTCAAGCAGCTAACTTTGGCCTTCAAGCCTTTCTGTTCCATGATGTCAGAATGTGTTTCCCAGGGAACATTTGGAGGCCACCTTGGCATCATAATCCTTCCACACCTGATGCAGCTATACCCCAGACCCACCTCAGAACCAAGGTCTTCACCACACTCCTGCTTGATGAGCCTTCAGCTGGCTGTCTCACCCACAAGTGGTATCTGTCTCCTTCTTGAGGACTTGAGCTTTGACCAGCACGCCTTGTCGGCCACACTCAGTTCATGCCCCTGCATCTGGTCAGGGTATTAGTCAGGCCTGAGTCAGGGGTGCTTTTGACCTCTGGCTGCACTCTCTGGCCAGGTGATCACATCTGGGGCCCCTTTGTGAGGTAAGCTCAGTCCCTCTGATGCTACTCAAGTGCAGTGCAAATCTGACAGATCCTTCAGCTCTGAGAGCTTCATGAACTCAGCAAGAGCCGGCAGTATCTGCCCCTAGTGCAGAAATCTGGCTTGTTTCACACCTTCTGGCTTTCTAAATACCTGGGCTTAGGACTGAAACCCTTAAAAATGAAAGCACCTCTTTGGTTCTTTCTGTCAGGGTCTTGTTATGTGACTCTATAGTTCTAGAGGCAGGATGAGGCATTAAACTGCCTGGGTCAGGGAATCTGGAACTGAGAGGCCCTTGGGGAGGTAGTACCTATGCCTGAGAAGAGCTGCCCCCAGGAACACCAAGTAGAAGGCATCATTTGGCAATGGTGGTGTTGATATGACATACCTCTGTGGGATGAACAAATTAGATCCCCACAGACCCACTTGCCATATGTCCCCCCTTTGTTAACCATGTCCCAGGTAAGAATTCCTGATTCTGCCTGCCTCCCCCATGTGGGAGTTCTCTCTCCTGGTGGTGATTCTCAGGCCACAAGCCAGGCTCCACTAAGGAGAAGACTCCATCCCACTCTGCAGTTAGAGCCTGGCAGTGACAAGCAGCTCCCAGGAACTCAAATGGTTGGGGATTAATATTTGTTTatccagaagaaaatatatatcagCATAAAGAGGATCATACCTGAGATACATAAGATAAAACTCCAAACAGGAAGTGAGACTCTTGAACCCTATAAAACCTGAGAATTGCCAGCTGAGGGTTCAGATGTTTTAGACAAAATTGTGTACTTGGCCCAAGGAGCAGTTTCTAAGCAGGTATAAAACACAGACaccaaaatggaaaaagatagtTAATTTGTCCACACATTTTGttgcacatacacatgtgcacatacacacagaataAAGAGATGAATGAGAACACAGATTAAGTTACTTGGAAGATATTTGGTCTTTGGCAAGGAACTAAATTCTCTCTTATGGaaaaagctctttaaaatttaaaagagggatgtctggtggctcagcagggcgtgatcctggagacctggatcgagtctcacatcccGCTCCCTGTGttgagcctgcctctccctctgcctatgtctctgcctctctctctctctctgtgtgtctctcatgaataaataaataaaatatttttaaaaataaaataaaatttaaaagaagggaGAGGCGGAGCAAGATGGTgaaagagtaggggtcctcaactcacctggcccgagcaacttacctagataactttcaaatcttcctgaacacctacgaatttgacctgagatttttttaaagatttttatttatttattcatgacagagagagacacagagacataggctgagagagaagcaggctccatgcaaggagccctatgtgggactcgatcctgggactccaagatcacaccctgtgctgatgGCAGgcgctcaaatgctgagccaccctggcatccctcgacctgagatttaaagagagaacagctggaacactacagagagaagtttttgcttctaacaaggtaggaaggcagcaaaaagtaaaataaaaaagaatcaattgggggaggggccctgcaaggagccgggctaaggagGGCAGTGAGAGCCTTGGGGACAGGAAAGCTcagccctggagaagtgggaactttaaaaatccacaccggaTTCTTACCAGATGGAAAGGCACTGAGCAGGGAAATGGGGCAAAaccacaggaggggcagggcagCTTCCAGTCTCCCAGaatcactaatagaggaagtgcaccTGGAGGAGAGCACAATGCACACCATAGGTGGATCTCGGTAATGGGCTGGCGTGCAGGCCCAGCACAGCATCAGGGGGAAGCAAGTCGGTCAGGCAGGGGCTCGGGGCTCAGGGTCTGtaccctgctgcctttgggagccgcggccccaggagcatgattccagcagcacaggccccagatcccagggtgccAGGGAGACACAGCCCATGATCCTGCACTCccagcagggaggcagaggcaggaagggcaCAGAACAGCGAGGACTATCCTGATTCTGGGTGCCCCCAGGCTGTGGAGGTCAGCACCCTCCACTGCCCTGGGAGCATcaaggccagtgcagactgggagactgtggtagttactgtgggagctgactccaggggtGGAAATCTGGCTGCCGCCAGcgttgttgttcctccttgtgtcaccctgtgcctgggacggagcggggccgccaggggacagaggcctcacaggataaacagctcatctgagcccagcacctgggggcgggggcatCTCCCTCAGGTACatacacctgagaatcagcacagcaggcccccccccagaagaccaggtggaaggacaggggaagagtaAGTTCCTGACCCAGCAGTGCTAGGAAGCTCCAGGAGAAGTCGAGGGATTATACAGTATATAGAAGTAGAGGGTACCCTCCCCTCTTTATACCCCTTTTCcattacaactcgtttttatatcagatttaaaatttccaattcttttctctttccccaccttaactacaatattttaccacctcttcatttctaggtttcttcctttttgactttcatatttctacaattacatgtcttagatatattttctgcttctagaatcccttcaacatactcaacttaattttagATATACGgggtattttgttgttgttgttgttctgttttgtgttttttttttctctgcctcattttgttctacaatggcaaaagttaataccttctaatcCATGACAAGCATGCACCCATAACCAcgtggtatactgtgctggttcactCTATAAGATTatcttctctcttcattcccattcttcccccctctttaaagtcatttatatgttggtggtcaatgttggggctctcTTCAattattgctggtttatataaatttgagactgagcatcttctaacacacaaaacttaatacactcagagcCAAAACggtcaccctctaggacccctcaggtagactatatTCTCCCTCCACTAAAACTTCTTCACTACCATCATCTCGCAGTAgcacctgcttttttttcttctctttttttcttttttgcccctctttaattttgctttttttcttttctttttttctctttttttttcttcttctttggggttttgcccttttgtatttgtatttatattttgtattgaAATTTGACTTCACTTTAatggtccttttattttattttgctctgatcttcattttcattttctggtctctgaccttgtcagaatcatctagggtggaTTTTACATAGGTTGTGGTTgaggttgatatttttgactcaacccattcatacagccactctccactgagccaaatgactagaaggaagaactcaccacaaaagaaagaatcagaaacagtaatccctgccacagagttacagaatatagATTTCAATTCCatgtcagaaatccaattcagaagcaaaattataaagctactagtggctctggaaaaaaaaagcataagggacTCTAGAgccttcattactgcagaatttagatctaatcaggcaaaaactaaaaatcaattaaatgagattcaATCCAAACCAGATGTCCTAATGGCTAGGGTTAATgtggtggaagaaagagtgaatgacatagaaggcAAATTGATTgtaagaaaggaagctgagaaataaagaggaaaacaagagaccatgaggaaacgctttgggaaataaatgatagcctagGCAGGGAGAATCTGTGTAAATTTGGGGTTCCAGAAAACATTGGGAAGGAGAGAGggccagaaagtatatttaaacaaatcatactgagaaattccctaatttggggagggaaacaggcattcaaatagAGGTGATAGGAGGTCCCCTTCACACACAATCAAAAATCATTCagcacctcgacatttaatagtgaaactggcaaattccaaagataaagagaaaaattgtaaagcagcaggagacaagagatgcttaacttatatggggagaaatatcagattaacagcacacctctccacagagactggcaggccagaaagggatggaaGGATATA harbors:
- the LOC140617950 gene encoding cystatin-13-like — encoded protein: MARPCLSLLLLVATVTLVSRGIHAWGRSKVVRTFQDIPETYVYVQQALWYAMKEYNKASKDKYIFKVIKVLKSQEQVTESLDYFLEVKIARTMCKKISGENEYCLLQKDPQIQKMFFCTFIVATKPWKFEFTMLKKHCEEV